A DNA window from Streptomyces asoensis contains the following coding sequences:
- a CDS encoding nitrilase-related carbon-nitrogen hydrolase — protein sequence MSRVIRAAVFQTAWTGDKESMIQVHEQAVRDAAAQGAQVLCFQELFYGPYFCQVQDPRFYEYAEQVPDGPVVRRFQELAREHGIVLVLPVYEEEQPGVLYNTAAVIDADGSYLGKYRKHHIPQVKGFWEKFYFRPGNVGWPVFDTAVGKVGVYICYDRHFPEGWRALGLEGAEIVFNPSATSRGLSAYLWQLEQPAAAVANEYFVGAINRVGVEELGDNDFYGTSYFVDPEAQFVGEVASDKETELVVRDLDMAKLREVRDRWQFYRDRRPDAYPPLTAP from the coding sequence ATGAGCAGAGTGATCCGTGCCGCCGTCTTCCAGACGGCCTGGACCGGCGACAAGGAATCGATGATCCAGGTGCACGAGCAGGCGGTCCGCGACGCGGCCGCGCAGGGTGCTCAGGTCCTGTGCTTCCAGGAGCTCTTCTACGGACCGTACTTCTGCCAGGTCCAGGACCCGCGGTTCTACGAGTACGCCGAGCAGGTCCCGGACGGCCCCGTCGTCCGGCGTTTCCAGGAGCTGGCCCGCGAGCACGGCATCGTGCTGGTGCTGCCGGTGTACGAGGAGGAGCAGCCGGGCGTCCTCTACAACACCGCCGCGGTGATCGACGCGGACGGCTCGTACCTCGGCAAGTACCGCAAGCACCACATCCCGCAGGTGAAGGGCTTCTGGGAGAAGTTCTACTTCCGGCCCGGGAACGTGGGCTGGCCGGTCTTCGACACGGCCGTCGGCAAGGTCGGCGTGTACATCTGCTACGACCGGCACTTCCCCGAGGGCTGGCGGGCGCTGGGGCTGGAGGGCGCGGAGATCGTCTTCAACCCCTCGGCGACCTCGCGCGGCCTGTCCGCGTACCTGTGGCAGCTGGAGCAGCCGGCGGCGGCCGTGGCCAACGAGTACTTCGTCGGCGCGATCAACCGCGTCGGCGTCGAGGAGCTCGGCGACAACGACTTCTACGGGACCTCGTACTTCGTGGACCCGGAGGCCCAGTTCGTCGGCGAGGTGGCGAGCGACAAGGAGACCGAACTCGTCGTCCGCGACCTCGACATGGCCAAGTTGCGCGAGGTGCGCGACCGCTGGCAGTTCTACCGGGACCGCCGTCCCGACGCCTACCCCCCGCTGACCGCGCCGTAG
- a CDS encoding PucR family transcriptional regulator, which yields MTITLEPWGPVEPLEPALSVRQVLALERVLAGEPEVVAGAGQLDRPVRWVHVAEAADVGVMLSGGEMVLTTGVLLAGDENAQTEYIHSLHRAEASAVVLGLGRAFPAPPDVMRRAAERCGLPMVVLHRPFPFAELTEEVQSRLVRRKFAAVSLSEAVRTALTGLITAGAPLQPLLDVIAQHAACPVVVTNLAHRVLATAGERSAVDDVLRDWERISRQAGGSEGDGWIRAELGGRGERWGQIMLCGHRGDTAGGRLLADRAAEALVLHRMLGGASAHSWEEQSAQSLLTDLVSGVVPARQLLPRARAAGLPVNRRTFVPLVVRDGDPAQLERMLRLLGMPGLVAELAGGVTAVLLSLARDQDADALAAHFAARLRAESGENRTVVAAAAPRTVWDDVSAGLREARHVADAVADSSAALDLPAVVRLKDVHLRGLVRLLRDDPHVQSFAERELDGLLCAAGDDLLAVLRTYLATGRNKSRTAQLHHVSRPALYRRLEAIEGRLGVDLDDFEQAASVHIALLAHDAQQS from the coding sequence ATGACCATCACCCTGGAGCCCTGGGGGCCCGTAGAGCCCCTGGAACCCGCCCTGTCGGTCCGTCAGGTCCTGGCCCTGGAAAGGGTGCTGGCCGGTGAGCCCGAGGTGGTGGCCGGCGCGGGCCAGCTCGACCGGCCGGTCCGCTGGGTGCACGTCGCCGAGGCCGCCGACGTCGGCGTGATGCTCAGCGGCGGCGAGATGGTCCTCACCACCGGCGTGCTCCTCGCCGGGGACGAGAACGCGCAGACCGAGTACATCCACTCCCTGCACCGGGCGGAGGCCTCCGCAGTGGTGCTGGGCCTGGGACGGGCGTTCCCCGCGCCGCCGGACGTGATGCGGCGCGCCGCCGAGCGGTGCGGGCTGCCGATGGTGGTGCTCCACCGCCCCTTCCCCTTCGCCGAGTTGACGGAGGAGGTGCAGTCGCGGCTGGTCCGGCGCAAGTTCGCCGCGGTCAGCCTCTCGGAGGCCGTACGGACCGCCCTGACCGGGCTGATCACCGCGGGCGCACCGCTCCAGCCGCTGCTCGACGTGATCGCCCAGCACGCCGCCTGTCCCGTCGTCGTCACCAACCTCGCCCACCGGGTGCTGGCCACGGCCGGGGAACGGTCGGCGGTCGACGACGTGCTGCGGGACTGGGAGCGCATCTCCCGCCAGGCCGGCGGGAGCGAGGGCGACGGCTGGATCCGCGCGGAGCTGGGCGGCCGGGGCGAGCGGTGGGGGCAGATCATGCTCTGCGGCCACCGGGGCGACACCGCGGGCGGACGGCTGCTCGCCGACCGGGCCGCCGAGGCGCTCGTCCTGCACCGCATGCTCGGCGGGGCCTCCGCCCACAGCTGGGAGGAGCAGTCCGCGCAGAGCCTGCTCACCGACCTGGTCTCCGGAGTCGTCCCGGCCCGGCAGCTGCTGCCCCGGGCCCGGGCGGCCGGCCTGCCCGTCAACCGGCGCACGTTCGTCCCGCTGGTCGTCCGCGACGGCGATCCCGCCCAGCTGGAGCGGATGCTGCGGCTGCTGGGGATGCCCGGGCTCGTCGCCGAGCTCGCCGGCGGGGTCACCGCCGTCCTGCTCAGCCTGGCCCGCGACCAGGACGCCGACGCCCTCGCCGCGCACTTCGCCGCCCGGCTGCGGGCCGAGTCGGGGGAGAACCGCACGGTCGTCGCGGCCGCCGCCCCGCGCACCGTCTGGGACGACGTGTCCGCCGGGCTGCGCGAGGCCCGGCACGTCGCGGACGCCGTGGCGGACTCCTCGGCCGCGCTCGACCTCCCGGCCGTCGTCCGCCTCAAGGACGTCCATCTGCGCGGACTGGTCCGGCTGCTGCGGGACGACCCGCATGTGCAGTCCTTCGCCGAGCGCGAGCTGGACGGGCTGCTGTGCGCGGCCGGGGACGACCTGCTCGCCGTGCTGCGGACGTATCTGGCGACCGGCCGCAACAAGTCCCGCACCGCCCAGCTCCACCACGTCTCCCGGCCCGCCCTGTACCGGAGGCTGGAAGCGATAGAGGGGCGGCTCGGCGTGGACCTCGACGACTTCGAACAGGCCGCCTCGGTGCACATCGCGCTCCTCGCGCACGACGCGCAGCAGAGCTGA
- a CDS encoding aspartate aminotransferase family protein, giving the protein MSELHARHRNVLPDWLALYYDDPLEITHGEGRHVWDADGNKYLDFFGGILTTMTAHALPEVTKAVGEQAGRIIHSSTLYLNRPMVELAERIAQVSGIPDARVFFTTSGTEANDTALLLATTHRRSNTVLAMRNSYHGRSFSAVGITGNRGWSPTSLSPLQTLYVHGGVRGRGPFAELGDAEFVEACVADLKDLLGHTRAPAALIAEPIQGVGGFTSPPDGLYAAFREVLAEHGILWIADEVQTGWGRTGEHFWGWQAHGRSGPPDIVTFAKGIGNGTSIGGVIARAEIMNCLDANSISTFGGTQVTMAAGLANLSYLLEHDLQGNARRVGGLLIERLRAVAAQDPGVREVRGRGLMIGVELTRPGTDRADPDRAAAVLEAARAGGLLIGKGGGHDTSALRIAPPLSLTVAEAEEGAAILEGALRSTQ; this is encoded by the coding sequence GTGAGCGAACTCCACGCCCGCCACCGCAACGTCCTGCCGGACTGGCTCGCCCTGTACTACGACGACCCGCTGGAGATCACCCACGGCGAGGGCCGCCACGTCTGGGACGCCGACGGCAACAAGTACCTCGACTTCTTCGGCGGCATCCTCACCACCATGACCGCGCACGCGCTGCCCGAGGTCACCAAGGCGGTCGGCGAGCAGGCCGGGCGGATCATCCATTCGTCCACGCTCTACCTCAACCGGCCCATGGTCGAGCTGGCCGAGCGCATCGCCCAGGTCAGCGGCATCCCCGACGCCCGGGTCTTCTTCACCACCTCCGGCACCGAGGCCAACGACACGGCCCTGCTGCTCGCCACGACCCACCGGCGCAGCAACACCGTCCTCGCGATGCGCAACAGCTACCACGGCCGTTCCTTCAGCGCGGTCGGCATCACCGGCAACCGCGGCTGGTCGCCGACCTCGCTGTCCCCGCTCCAGACGCTGTACGTGCACGGCGGCGTGCGCGGCCGGGGCCCCTTCGCCGAGCTCGGTGACGCCGAGTTCGTCGAGGCCTGCGTCGCCGACCTGAAGGACCTGCTCGGGCACACCCGCGCGCCCGCGGCCCTGATCGCCGAGCCCATCCAGGGCGTCGGCGGGTTCACCTCGCCGCCGGACGGGCTCTACGCGGCCTTCCGCGAGGTACTGGCCGAACACGGCATCCTGTGGATCGCCGACGAGGTGCAGACCGGCTGGGGCCGCACCGGCGAGCACTTCTGGGGCTGGCAGGCGCACGGCCGCAGCGGCCCGCCGGACATCGTCACCTTCGCCAAGGGCATCGGCAACGGCACCTCCATCGGCGGTGTCATCGCCCGCGCGGAGATCATGAACTGCCTGGACGCCAACAGCATCTCCACCTTCGGCGGCACCCAGGTCACCATGGCGGCCGGCCTCGCCAACCTCTCCTACCTGCTGGAGCACGACCTCCAGGGCAACGCCCGGCGGGTCGGCGGCCTCCTCATCGAACGGCTGCGGGCGGTCGCCGCCCAGGACCCGGGCGTACGGGAGGTGCGCGGGCGGGGGCTGATGATCGGCGTCGAGCTGACCAGGCCCGGCACCGACCGGGCGGACCCGGACCGGGCGGCCGCCGTGCTGGAGGCGGCCCGCGCCGGCGGGCTGCTGATCGGCAAGGGCGGCGGCCACGACACCAGCGCCCTGCGGATCGCCCCGCCGCTGTCCCTGACGGTGGCGGAGGCCGAAGAGGGCGCCGCGATCCTCGAAGGCGCGCTGAGGAGCACGCAGTAA
- a CDS encoding nitrilase-related carbon-nitrogen hydrolase, translated as MANVVRAALVQATWTGDTESMVAKHEEHAREAARRGAKIIGFQEVFNAPYFCQVQEPEHYRWAEPVPDGPTVRRMQDLARETGMVVVVPVFEIEQSGFYFNTAAVIDADGSYLGKYRKHHIPQVKGFWEKYYFKPGNLGWPVFDTAVGKVGVYICYDRHFPEGWRQLGLNGAQLVYNPSATHRGLSAHLWRLEQPAAAVANEYFVAAINRVGVEEYGDNDFYGTSYFVDPRGTFVGDVASDKDEELVVRDLDFDLVEEVRQQWAFYRDRRPDAYEGLVQP; from the coding sequence ATGGCCAACGTCGTACGTGCCGCACTCGTCCAGGCCACCTGGACCGGCGACACCGAGTCCATGGTGGCGAAACACGAGGAGCACGCCCGCGAGGCGGCCCGCCGGGGCGCGAAGATCATCGGGTTCCAGGAGGTCTTCAACGCTCCCTACTTCTGCCAGGTCCAGGAGCCGGAGCACTACCGCTGGGCCGAGCCGGTACCCGACGGGCCGACGGTACGCCGTATGCAGGACCTCGCCCGCGAGACGGGCATGGTCGTCGTCGTGCCCGTCTTCGAGATCGAGCAGTCCGGCTTCTACTTCAACACCGCCGCGGTGATCGACGCGGACGGCTCGTACCTCGGGAAGTACCGCAAGCACCACATCCCGCAGGTGAAGGGCTTCTGGGAGAAGTACTACTTCAAGCCGGGCAACCTCGGCTGGCCCGTCTTCGACACGGCCGTCGGCAAGGTCGGCGTGTACATCTGCTACGACCGGCACTTCCCCGAGGGCTGGCGGCAGCTCGGTCTCAACGGCGCCCAGCTCGTCTACAACCCGTCCGCGACCCACCGCGGCCTCTCCGCCCACCTGTGGCGGCTGGAGCAGCCCGCGGCCGCCGTCGCCAACGAGTACTTCGTCGCCGCGATCAACCGCGTCGGCGTCGAGGAGTACGGGGACAACGACTTCTACGGCACGTCGTACTTCGTCGACCCGCGGGGCACGTTCGTCGGCGACGTCGCGAGCGACAAGGACGAGGAACTCGTCGTGCGCGACCTTGACTTCGATCTCGTCGAGGAGGTCCGGCAGCAGTGGGCCTTCTACCGCGACCGCCGTCCCGACGCCTACGAAGGGCTGGTGCAGCCGTGA
- a CDS encoding helix-turn-helix domain-containing protein: MVRTPLTPEERERGERLGRLLREARGDHSMTAIAASAGISAETLRKIETGRAPTPAFFTVAALARVLGLSMDELAGLCVPAPA; the protein is encoded by the coding sequence ATGGTGCGCACCCCCCTGACTCCCGAAGAGCGCGAACGCGGCGAACGGCTCGGCCGTCTGCTGCGCGAGGCCCGCGGCGACCACAGCATGACCGCGATCGCGGCGAGCGCCGGCATCTCCGCCGAGACGCTCCGCAAGATCGAGACCGGCCGCGCGCCCACCCCGGCCTTCTTCACCGTCGCCGCGCTGGCCCGGGTGCTCGGTCTGTCGATGGACGAGCTCGCGGGGCTGTGCGTGCCCGCCCCCGCGTGA
- the map gene encoding type I methionyl aminopeptidase codes for MVELKTDTSIEAMYAAGQVVARALTAVREAADVGVSLLELDELAHGVLREAGATSPFLGYRPSFAATPFPAVLCASVNDAIVHGIPTGYRLRDGDLVSMDFGAALNGWVGDSAISFTVGTARPADLRLIETAERALAAGIEAAVVGNRIGDIAHAIGTVCRSAGYGIPDGFGGHGIGRHMHEDPGVPNEGRPGRGYPLRHGMVIAIEPMLIAGGGDGYHEAPDGWTLRTNDGSRAAHAEHTVAITEAGPRILTERR; via the coding sequence ATGGTGGAGCTCAAGACGGACACATCGATCGAGGCCATGTACGCAGCGGGACAGGTCGTGGCCCGGGCCCTCACAGCCGTGCGCGAGGCCGCGGACGTGGGTGTCTCCCTGCTGGAACTGGACGAGCTGGCACACGGGGTGCTGCGCGAGGCGGGGGCGACCTCCCCCTTCCTCGGTTACCGCCCGTCCTTCGCCGCGACCCCCTTCCCCGCGGTGCTCTGCGCGTCGGTGAACGACGCCATCGTGCACGGCATCCCCACCGGCTACCGGCTGCGCGACGGCGACCTCGTCTCCATGGACTTCGGCGCCGCGCTGAACGGCTGGGTCGGCGACTCCGCGATCAGCTTCACCGTGGGGACCGCGCGCCCGGCGGACCTGCGACTGATCGAGACCGCCGAGCGGGCCCTGGCGGCGGGCATCGAGGCGGCCGTCGTCGGCAACCGCATCGGCGACATCGCCCACGCGATCGGCACGGTGTGCCGGTCGGCGGGGTACGGCATCCCCGACGGCTTCGGGGGCCACGGGATCGGCCGGCACATGCACGAGGACCCCGGGGTCCCCAACGAGGGCCGCCCCGGGCGGGGCTACCCGTTGCGCCACGGCATGGTCATCGCGATCGAGCCGATGCTGATCGCCGGCGGCGGCGACGGCTACCACGAGGCGCCCGACGGCTGGACCCTGCGCACGAACGACGGCTCGCGGGCCGCCCACGCGGAACACACGGTGGCCATCACCGAGGCCGGTCCGCGCATCCTCACGGAACGCCGCTGA